The genomic region GCGGTTTTGTCTGCGAGAACTACGGCCAGAAATTCGAGCTGCCCGGCCGCGGCCCGATTGGCGCCAACTGCATGGCCAACCCGCGCGACTTCAAAGCGCCGGTTGCGGCGTATGAGAACCGCGAGGTGCCCTCAACCGTGACCATCAAATGGTGCGGCCAATTCCACCAGACTAAGATTGGCCAATCGCCGCTGGACGTGGTGGCCTGGCACGGCAATTATGCGCCGGTGAAATACGACCTGCGCACCTATTGCCCGGTGGGCGCCATCCTGTTCGACCACCCGGATCCCTCGATTTTTACCGTGCTGACGGCTCCTTCCGGCCAAGCGGGCACCGCCAATATCGACTTTGTGCTGTTCCGCGAGCGCTGGATGGTGGCCGAAGACACCTTCCGCCCGCCGTGGTATCATAAGAACATCATGTCGGAACTGATGGGCAATATCTACGGCCAGTATGATGCCAAACCCAAGGGGTTCATCCCCGGCGGCATGAGCCTGCATAATATGATGATCCCACACGGACCGGACAAAAACGCCTTTGAGGGCGCCTCGAATGCCAACCTCGGCCCCGAAAAACTGGACAATACCATGTCGTTCATGATCGAAACCCGCTTCCCGCAGCATCTAACCGCCTTTGCAGCCAATGAGGCGCCGTTGCAGGATGACTATATTGATTGCTGGTCGGATCTCGAAAAGAAGTTCGACGGCACGCCCGGCAAGAAATAACCTGTCCAGATTGACCCGCTTCGTAGCGGGCAGGCCCTAAGGAAAAAGGCGGCGATTGATGCGCAAAAACCAAGTTGTACTGCTGGGCACCAAAGGCGGCCCCGCCATCCGCCCCGGCACCCGGATGCCCACTGCTATTCTGGTGCAGATGGATGGGCAGACAATTCTGGTGGATGCCGGTCTAGGCGTGTCGCGCGGCCTCTGCGACGCCGGCGTGGCGCTGACCGATCTGGATGCCATCGTGATCACCCATCTGCATTCCGACCACTATCTTGAACTGGGGCCACTGCTGCACACCGCCTGGACCGCAGGATTGACCCGTCCCGTGCCGGTCATCGGCCCTAAGGGGTTAGATGCCTATTGGGCCGGATTTCAGCAATCGATGGAGTTCGACATTTCCCTGCGCCTGCGCGATGAGGGCCGCCCTGACTTTGCGCCATTGGCCGATATTCAGGTGATCGAACCGGGGCAGATGCAGCTGGGCCCGCTGACCATGGATGTAATCCGCAACGCCCATCCGCCGATCTCCGACAGCTTTGCCCTGCGCCTGACCGGTAAGGACCACAGCGTTGTGCTGTCCGGTGACACCGCCCCGATCCCCGAAATGATCGATTTCTCCAAGGGCGCGGACCTGCTGGTACATGAGGCCATGCTCTCGGCCGGCATCGACGCGCTCTGTGCCCGGGTTGGCAATGGCGATGACCGGTTGCGCCACCATCTGGAGCGCTCGCACAGCCCCGCCGACCAGGTGGGCCGCATCGCCAGCCAAGCCGGCGTCAAACGTCTCGCCCTGAATCACCTCGTCCCTTGTGACGACCCCGATTTCACTGAAACAGACTGGCAGACCGAAACCTGCCGTGAATGGTCGGGCCCGCTGTTTATCGGAACCGACGGGCTGACCATTTCCCTCGACCAAAAGGAACCCCCCACATGTCTTTGATGAAAAGCTGGGTCGCTTCGGCCAATGACGCCGCCCACCCCTTTCCGCTGAACAACCTGCCCTACGGCGTGTTTTCCACCGCTGACGGCGAACCACGCTGTGGCGTTGCCATTGGCGACATGATCCTGGACATGCAGATCGCCGAGGAATCGGGCCTGATCGCGCTGACCGACGATCCGCTGTTTGACGTGCCGTTCTGGAACGCCCTGATGGAGGAAGGTCCCGCTGTCTGGGCCGCCCTGCGGGCACGGCTGACTGCACTGTTGGGCAAGGGGGCTGCCGAGCAGGCTAAAGTGGAAGTGCTGCTGGTGCCGATGGGTGATGCCGATCTGCACATGCCACTTGCGGTCAGCGAATACACCGATTTCTACGCCGGGATGCAGCACGCCAAGAACATGGGCGCCATCCTGCGCGGCTCACCCGATCTGCCAGCCAACTGGCTGCACATCCCCATCGGCTACAATGGCCGCGCCTCCTCGGTGGTGGTCTCGGGCACCGACATCCACCGCCCCAATGGCCAGACCAAAGCCCCCGATGCCGAGATGCCCTCGTTCGGGCCCAGCAAACGGTTGGATATCGAGCTGGAGATGGGCGCGATTGTTGGCACCTGTAGTGAACTGGGCCAGCCAATCACCGTCGACGAAGCGGACGCAATGATCTTTGGCTATGTGCTGCTGAACGACTGGTCGGCGCGCGACATCCAGGGCTGGGAATACCAGCCGCTGGGCCCGTTCCAGGGCAAGGCCTTTGGCACCTCGATCTCGCCGTGGATTGTCACCTCGGCAGCGCTGGAAGATTTCCGCGCCCCAACACCGCCGCGCGAAAAACAGCTACTGCCCTATCTGCACGGCAGCAAAGACGGGCTGTTTGATATCGAGCTTGAGGTGCTGATGCAGCCCGAGGGCGCCGACAAAGCCACCTCGCTGTCCAAGACCAACTATAGCCGCATGTATTATTCAGCCGCCGAACAGCTGTGCCACCACGCTAGTGGTGGCTGCGAAATGAACACCGGCGATCTGCTGGGCTCGGGCACCATCTCTGGACCTGACCGCTCTGAATTCGGCTCGCTGATGGAGCTGAGCTGGGCCGGACGTGAACCCTTCACCCTCGACACCGGCGAGACCCGTGGTTTCATCGAGGACGGCGATACCCTGACCCTGCGCGGCAATGCCCGAGGCAAGGGCTTCACCATCGGCTTTGGCGACTGCAGCGGCAAAATCCTGCCTGCGAAAACCTGGGGCTAAATCATGA from Parasedimentitalea psychrophila harbors:
- the hmgA gene encoding homogentisate 1,2-dioxygenase — translated: MTRPVDPHEMIQAPSLAGPHQGYMSGFGNDYETEALPGALPQGMNSPQKCEYGLYGEQLSGTAFTAPSHQNERTWCYRIRPSVKHSHRYSKIDLPQWKSAPNVDPVVISLGQYRWDPMPHSDTPLTWLTGMRTMTTAGDVNTQVGMATHIYLVTDSMVDSYFYSADSEMLVIPQEGRLRFCTELGIIDVEPQEVAILPRGLLYRVEVLEGPARGFVCENYGQKFELPGRGPIGANCMANPRDFKAPVAAYENREVPSTVTIKWCGQFHQTKIGQSPLDVVAWHGNYAPVKYDLRTYCPVGAILFDHPDPSIFTVLTAPSGQAGTANIDFVLFRERWMVAEDTFRPPWYHKNIMSELMGNIYGQYDAKPKGFIPGGMSLHNMMIPHGPDKNAFEGASNANLGPEKLDNTMSFMIETRFPQHLTAFAANEAPLQDDYIDCWSDLEKKFDGTPGKK
- a CDS encoding MBL fold metallo-hydrolase → MRKNQVVLLGTKGGPAIRPGTRMPTAILVQMDGQTILVDAGLGVSRGLCDAGVALTDLDAIVITHLHSDHYLELGPLLHTAWTAGLTRPVPVIGPKGLDAYWAGFQQSMEFDISLRLRDEGRPDFAPLADIQVIEPGQMQLGPLTMDVIRNAHPPISDSFALRLTGKDHSVVLSGDTAPIPEMIDFSKGADLLVHEAMLSAGIDALCARVGNGDDRLRHHLERSHSPADQVGRIASQAGVKRLALNHLVPCDDPDFTETDWQTETCREWSGPLFIGTDGLTISLDQKEPPTCL
- the fahA gene encoding fumarylacetoacetase; translated protein: MSLMKSWVASANDAAHPFPLNNLPYGVFSTADGEPRCGVAIGDMILDMQIAEESGLIALTDDPLFDVPFWNALMEEGPAVWAALRARLTALLGKGAAEQAKVEVLLVPMGDADLHMPLAVSEYTDFYAGMQHAKNMGAILRGSPDLPANWLHIPIGYNGRASSVVVSGTDIHRPNGQTKAPDAEMPSFGPSKRLDIELEMGAIVGTCSELGQPITVDEADAMIFGYVLLNDWSARDIQGWEYQPLGPFQGKAFGTSISPWIVTSAALEDFRAPTPPREKQLLPYLHGSKDGLFDIELEVLMQPEGADKATSLSKTNYSRMYYSAAEQLCHHASGGCEMNTGDLLGSGTISGPDRSEFGSLMELSWAGREPFTLDTGETRGFIEDGDTLTLRGNARGKGFTIGFGDCSGKILPAKTWG